From the genome of Thermococcus chitonophagus, one region includes:
- a CDS encoding thiamine-phosphate kinase has translation MRESEIIKLFMSEIRDEILGDDAGYIRVDDRWILLTTDMLVWRTDVPDFMNPEDAGRKVVTMNVSDIAAMGGEAKTFFFSIGIPKDTSEDVLRGIARGIKEGSKRYGVRVVSGDTNDVKEIVVDGGALGISERLLLRKNAKPGDLVCVTGDLGRPLLALLLWLKGEDIPKDVLEKARDPIARIEEGKALSKIANAAIDISDGLSKELWEIARASNVRIIIDENSLPIHPTVKELTEDPVDIALASGEEFELIFTIPPNKVNEIPFEFTVIGRVERGNGVYLEGNGKMPMLGWEHFVGFGNAEH, from the coding sequence ATGAGAGAAAGCGAGATAATTAAACTGTTCATGTCAGAAATCAGGGATGAAATCCTTGGAGATGATGCAGGTTATATAAGGGTCGACGACAGATGGATACTTCTAACGACAGATATGCTCGTGTGGAGAACTGATGTTCCAGACTTTATGAACCCAGAAGATGCTGGAAGGAAAGTCGTTACCATGAACGTTAGCGACATAGCAGCTATGGGTGGAGAAGCAAAAACTTTTTTCTTCTCTATAGGGATACCAAAGGATACCAGCGAAGATGTTCTTAGAGGCATTGCCCGCGGAATTAAAGAGGGTAGCAAAAGGTATGGTGTCAGGGTAGTTAGCGGAGATACAAACGATGTTAAAGAAATAGTAGTAGATGGAGGAGCCCTAGGAATTTCAGAAAGACTACTGCTCAGGAAAAATGCAAAACCTGGAGATCTTGTCTGCGTTACGGGAGATCTAGGAAGGCCTCTTCTTGCTCTTCTCCTATGGCTCAAGGGAGAAGATATTCCAAAGGATGTCCTTGAAAAAGCTAGAGATCCAATTGCTAGAATCGAGGAAGGAAAAGCACTCTCTAAAATAGCAAATGCAGCAATAGATATAAGCGATGGGCTCTCAAAGGAGCTCTGGGAAATTGCAAGAGCTAGCAACGTGAGGATAATTATAGACGAAAACTCACTACCAATCCACCCGACGGTTAAAGAGCTAACCGAAGACCCAGTTGATATTGCCCTAGCAAGTGGGGAAGAGTTTGAATTGATTTTTACGATACCCCCAAACAAAGTAAATGAAATCCCCTTTGAATTCACGGTAATAGGCAGGGTTGAGAGAGGAAATGGCGTGTACTTAGAAGGGAATGGAAAGATGCCCATGCTTGGATGGGAGCACTTCGTGGGGTTTGGAAATGCTGAGCATTGA
- the otg gene encoding methylated-DNA--protein-cysteine methyltransferase → MLSIESFKVKGVEITIAVLWDEKIHGIAYSLNDRKFAGERILEVVRFLGRRGILTSTEVKKSEYPKIVYEVLVGNIGNPEGFEYLSLKGLTSFEKKVYEWLVKNVKRGEVITYGELARALKTSPRAIGGAMRRNPYPIIVPCHRVISRENPWLYTPKPEYKKFLLEVEGWTS, encoded by the coding sequence ATGCTGAGCATTGAGAGCTTCAAAGTTAAAGGTGTTGAAATAACGATAGCCGTGCTTTGGGATGAGAAAATCCATGGGATAGCGTATTCATTGAATGATAGAAAATTTGCAGGAGAAAGGATACTTGAGGTAGTGAGGTTCCTCGGTAGAAGGGGAATTCTAACAAGTACAGAAGTCAAAAAGTCGGAGTATCCAAAGATCGTGTATGAAGTCTTAGTAGGAAATATAGGGAACCCCGAGGGTTTTGAGTATCTATCCCTAAAAGGTTTAACGAGCTTCGAGAAAAAAGTCTACGAATGGCTTGTGAAAAACGTTAAAAGGGGAGAGGTTATAACGTATGGCGAGCTCGCTAGAGCATTGAAGACCTCTCCACGGGCAATAGGAGGAGCAATGAGGAGAAATCCATATCCGATAATAGTTCCCTGTCACAGAGTCATCAGCAGGGAAAATCCCTGGTTATACACTCCAAAGCCCGAATACAAGAAGTTCCTGTTGGAGGTGGAAGGATGGACAAGTTAA
- a CDS encoding 50S ribosomal protein L35ae: MRIKGVVLSYRRSKENQHTNVMIIKPLNVNSREEASKLIGRLVVWKSPSGKVLKGKIVRVHGTRGAVRARFEKGLPGQALGDYVEIL, translated from the coding sequence ATGAGAATCAAGGGCGTTGTTCTAAGTTACAGGAGAAGCAAGGAAAACCAGCACACTAATGTTATGATCATCAAGCCCCTGAACGTTAACAGCAGGGAAGAAGCTTCAAAGCTCATTGGAAGACTCGTGGTTTGGAAGAGCCCAAGCGGTAAGGTTCTCAAGGGCAAGATAGTTAGGGTTCACGGAACTAGGGGGGCAGTAAGGGCGAGGTTTGAGAAGGGACTACCCGGCCAGGCCCTTGGCGATTACGTTGAGATTCTCTGA
- a CDS encoding phosphorylating glyceraldehyde-3-phosphate dehydrogenase, with product MKVKVGINGYGTIGKRVAYAVMKQDDMELIGVTKTKPDFEAYRAKELGIPVYAASEEFLPRFEKAGFEVAGTLNDLLEKVDVIVDATPGGMGAKNKPLYEKAGVKAVFQGGEKADVAEVSFVAQANYEKALGKDYVRVVSCNTTGLVRTLSAIQEYIDYVYAVMIRRAADPNDIKRGPINAIKPTVTVPSHHGPDVQTVIPINIETSAFVVPTTIMHVHSIMVELKKPLKPEDVINIFESTTRVLLFEKEKGFESTAQIIEFARDLHREWNNLYEIAVWKESISIKGNRLFYIQAVHQESDVIPENIDAIRAMFELADKWESIRKTNKSLGIIK from the coding sequence ATGAAAGTTAAAGTGGGAATTAATGGTTATGGAACCATTGGAAAAAGGGTTGCTTATGCTGTTATGAAGCAGGATGATATGGAGCTCATCGGAGTTACAAAGACAAAACCAGATTTTGAGGCCTATAGGGCCAAGGAGTTGGGAATTCCCGTTTACGCAGCAAGCGAAGAGTTTCTCCCAAGATTCGAGAAGGCCGGGTTTGAAGTTGCAGGAACACTTAATGACCTTCTAGAGAAGGTTGATGTAATTGTAGACGCAACCCCAGGGGGAATGGGAGCAAAAAACAAGCCCTTGTACGAGAAAGCGGGAGTTAAGGCAGTATTCCAGGGGGGAGAAAAGGCAGACGTTGCAGAGGTTTCATTCGTAGCCCAAGCAAATTACGAGAAGGCCCTCGGAAAGGACTACGTTAGGGTAGTCTCGTGCAACACAACTGGCCTCGTTAGAACGTTAAGCGCGATTCAGGAGTACATAGACTACGTCTATGCTGTAATGATCAGAAGAGCAGCAGATCCCAATGACATAAAGAGGGGACCAATAAACGCTATAAAGCCCACTGTGACAGTTCCATCCCACCACGGACCTGACGTCCAGACTGTAATTCCGATAAACATAGAGACCTCTGCATTTGTCGTTCCAACGACGATAATGCACGTTCACTCAATAATGGTTGAACTCAAGAAGCCCCTCAAGCCAGAGGACGTCATTAACATATTCGAGAGCACCACAAGAGTTCTACTATTCGAGAAGGAGAAAGGCTTTGAAAGTACAGCTCAAATAATAGAGTTCGCGAGGGATCTACACAGGGAGTGGAACAACTTATACGAGATAGCTGTATGGAAGGAGAGCATAAGCATCAAAGGTAACAGATTGTTCTACATTCAAGCAGTCCATCAAGAGAGTGACGTGATTCCAGAGAACATTGATGCCATAAGAGCCATGTTTGAGTTAGCTGATAAGTGGGAGAGCATAAGAAAGACTAACAAGAGTTTAGGGATAATAAAATAA
- a CDS encoding ECF transporter S component codes for MNEETLQAYVPYFKAIVAIVTIVYFGYIFLNRKKFKAANVAALSAVMAGLVTAMTMVVRIPIPASQGYLNFGDIMIMLTAVLFGPLIGGFAGGVGSALADLLGYPSWALFTLVIKGSEGIVVGYLSKGDASYARILVATTLGGAVMVIGYVSVAYLLYGPAGAIGEFYNDIVQAVSGIIIGGGLGYVLKKRLGNII; via the coding sequence ATGAATGAGGAGACACTCCAAGCTTACGTTCCATACTTTAAGGCTATCGTGGCAATAGTTACAATAGTGTACTTCGGCTACATCTTCCTAAACAGAAAAAAGTTCAAGGCAGCCAACGTAGCGGCGCTCTCTGCTGTGATGGCTGGGCTAGTTACGGCGATGACAATGGTAGTTAGAATACCAATTCCAGCATCCCAGGGCTACCTTAACTTTGGAGATATTATGATTATGCTAACCGCGGTTCTTTTTGGGCCTCTCATCGGAGGATTCGCGGGAGGCGTTGGTTCTGCTCTGGCGGATCTATTGGGGTACCCATCCTGGGCATTGTTCACCCTCGTGATTAAGGGGAGCGAGGGTATTGTCGTTGGATACTTGTCCAAGGGTGATGCTAGCTATGCAAGGATACTCGTAGCAACAACTCTTGGTGGAGCGGTGATGGTGATAGGCTATGTTAGCGTTGCCTACTTACTCTACGGCCCAGCTGGTGCAATAGGGGAGTTCTACAATGACATAGTCCAAGCAGTTTCGGGAATAATAATAGGCGGAGGGCTTGGATACGTTCTGAAGAAAAGGCTTGGGAATATAATCTAA
- a CDS encoding family 4B encapsulin nanocompartment shell protein, producing MRVVMMGKGSSDIISQLIDLITTAISELREEGLEPDIMLVGPEFKGYLTEELSRLVNLKIYIIDELGADAVIADSKYLGQLKKASKRISIEPFLEEEEWEEIIKQLPEISEE from the coding sequence ATGCGAGTGGTCATGATGGGAAAAGGAAGTTCGGATATAATCTCCCAGTTAATTGATCTGATAACAACGGCAATTAGTGAACTCAGGGAAGAAGGCTTAGAACCCGATATAATGCTTGTTGGCCCTGAATTTAAAGGCTATCTAACTGAAGAGCTGTCAAGACTTGTCAACTTGAAGATATACATAATAGATGAGCTAGGGGCCGATGCCGTGATCGCAGACTCTAAATACCTTGGACAGCTAAAGAAAGCATCAAAGAGAATATCCATAGAGCCCTTCCTAGAGGAAGAGGAATGGGAAGAAATAATAAAACAGTTGCCAGAGATAAGTGAGGAATGA
- a CDS encoding tRNA (guanine(10)-N(2))-dimethyltransferase, protein MELFEVTEGKAKILVPKAESIYDSPVFYNPRMALNRDVVVLLLKVLKPKIVLDALSATGIRGIRFALETPAEEVWLNDISLEAYELMKRNVLLNFPGELKEESNRAILEGEKRIVVNHDDANRLMAEKHRYFHFIDLDPFGSPMEFLDTALRSVKRKGILGVTATDGAPLCGAHPKACLRKYLAVPLRGELCHEVGTRILVGIIARYAAKYDLGIEVLLAYYKDHYFRAFVRLRDGARKGDESLENLGYVYFDERTGKFEIERGFLPTRPNAYGPVWLGPLKNEDIVNEMFELVKKGVELARPREALKLMHMLHEELDIPLFYDTHAIGKRIKVETKKLGEIIKALWKRGYRATRTHFSPTGIKTDAPYEVFVEVMKRL, encoded by the coding sequence ATGGAACTTTTTGAAGTTACTGAAGGGAAGGCCAAGATTTTAGTGCCAAAAGCTGAGAGTATCTATGATTCTCCAGTCTTTTACAACCCTAGAATGGCCTTAAATAGGGATGTAGTGGTTCTCCTACTGAAGGTTCTAAAACCTAAGATAGTCCTCGACGCACTCTCGGCTACGGGTATAAGAGGAATAAGGTTCGCTTTAGAAACTCCAGCTGAGGAAGTTTGGCTTAACGATATAAGTTTGGAAGCTTATGAGCTGATGAAGAGGAATGTGCTCCTGAATTTCCCTGGGGAACTTAAAGAAGAAAGCAATAGGGCAATTCTTGAGGGAGAGAAAAGGATAGTCGTTAATCATGATGATGCAAATAGGCTGATGGCCGAGAAGCATAGGTACTTCCACTTCATAGACCTTGACCCATTTGGCTCCCCAATGGAGTTCCTAGATACGGCATTGAGAAGTGTAAAGAGGAAGGGCATTCTTGGGGTTACGGCAACCGACGGTGCTCCCTTGTGTGGGGCCCATCCAAAGGCCTGTCTAAGGAAGTACCTTGCTGTCCCCTTGAGGGGTGAACTATGCCATGAGGTTGGCACTAGGATATTAGTGGGGATAATAGCTCGCTACGCTGCAAAGTACGACTTGGGGATAGAGGTTCTTTTAGCGTACTATAAGGATCACTACTTTAGGGCCTTCGTTAGGCTGAGGGACGGGGCTAGGAAGGGAGATGAAAGCCTAGAGAACCTTGGATATGTGTACTTCGATGAAAGAACTGGGAAGTTTGAAATAGAGAGAGGTTTCCTACCAACTAGGCCAAATGCTTATGGCCCTGTCTGGTTGGGACCCTTAAAGAACGAAGACATTGTTAATGAAATGTTTGAGTTGGTTAAGAAGGGGGTTGAACTCGCAAGGCCCAGGGAGGCCTTAAAGCTTATGCACATGCTCCATGAGGAACTGGATATTCCTCTCTTCTATGATACCCATGCAATTGGAAAGAGGATTAAAGTTGAGACCAAAAAGCTTGGGGAGATAATAAAGGCCCTATGGAAAAGGGGATACAGGGCAACAAGAACCCACTTCTCCCCAACCGGGATTAAGACCGATGCCCCTTACGAGGTTTTTGTTGAGGTGATGAAAAGACTTTAA